The following are from one region of the Streptomyces fradiae genome:
- a CDS encoding putative quinol monooxygenase produces the protein MIFIAVRFTVRPEHADGWLDRVADFTRATREEPGNLFFDWSRSVDDPNRFVLLEAFADAEAGAAHVASEHFKAGLATMGEAVAATPEIINVEVPQQGWGAMAELAR, from the coding sequence ATGATCTTCATCGCCGTACGTTTCACCGTCCGCCCCGAGCACGCCGACGGCTGGCTCGACCGCGTCGCCGACTTCACCCGCGCCACCCGCGAGGAGCCCGGCAACCTCTTCTTCGACTGGTCGCGCAGCGTCGACGACCCGAACCGGTTCGTGCTCCTGGAGGCCTTCGCCGACGCCGAGGCCGGCGCCGCGCACGTCGCCTCCGAGCACTTCAAGGCCGGACTCGCCACCATGGGCGAGGCCGTCGCCGCCACCCCCGAGATCATCAACGTCGAGGTGCCGCAGCAGGGCTGGGGCGCGATGGCCGAACTCGCCCGCTGA
- a CDS encoding IclR family transcriptional regulator, with translation MPTSPIGPQSVERALALLDAVADADRPVGAKTLSRTLGCALSTVYHLTGPLIARGHLARTPEGYVPGPRVPALHRAYQRHHGLGDLGGPVAELLGQLRRTAGAEAYFTAYRDGRITVVDTTAPVTDTTHPFAPGPEPRAHATAHGKALLAELPRAARRRYLDTHGMARFTDRTITSPERFEAELARVRDRGFAVSVGEADPAYTCLATALPPLPGGDGVVRALSLSLPTADFRHRHGELRAALARAVPLFTASFPTLPES, from the coding sequence GTGCCCACGTCTCCGATCGGTCCCCAGTCCGTCGAGCGCGCCCTCGCCCTCCTCGACGCCGTCGCGGACGCCGACCGGCCCGTCGGCGCCAAGACGCTGTCCCGGACCCTCGGCTGCGCCCTGTCGACCGTCTACCACCTCACCGGCCCGCTGATCGCCCGCGGCCATCTGGCCCGTACCCCCGAGGGGTACGTCCCCGGCCCCCGCGTCCCCGCCCTGCACCGCGCCTACCAGCGGCACCACGGACTCGGCGACCTCGGCGGCCCGGTCGCCGAACTCCTCGGGCAGCTGCGCCGCACCGCCGGCGCCGAGGCCTACTTCACCGCCTACCGGGACGGCCGGATCACCGTCGTCGACACCACCGCACCGGTCACCGACACCACCCACCCCTTCGCCCCAGGACCGGAGCCGCGCGCCCACGCCACCGCGCACGGCAAGGCGCTGCTCGCCGAGCTGCCCCGGGCCGCCCGCCGCCGCTACCTCGACACCCACGGCATGGCCCGGTTCACCGACCGGACGATCACCAGCCCCGAGCGCTTCGAGGCCGAGCTCGCCCGGGTGCGCGACCGGGGCTTCGCCGTCTCGGTCGGCGAGGCGGACCCCGCGTACACCTGCCTCGCCACCGCCCTGCCGCCGCTGCCCGGCGGCGACGGGGTGGTGCGCGCGCTGTCGCTTTCGCTGCCCACCGCCGACTTCCGGCACCGGCACGGCGAGCTGCGCGCCGCCCTCGCCCGCGCCGTACCCCTCTTCACGGCGAGCTTTCCGACCCTGCCGGAATCCTGA
- a CDS encoding VanW family protein translates to MRRSTTDHTAAAPHGRRGHIRKAAIATGVVAAVAGGLYVAGLAVTGDDISEGTRVDGIDIGGLSRAEAAARLTDAAPAAWKDPVKVAVGDTTTTVDPAEAGLTVDVAATADRAADPARDPVTVIGRLFSSGSRDVDPVVRFDGTKARAALAATAKQQDRTVREGAVSFKAGKPVVTQARDGRALDTDKAVEALRAAYPGAGGTAAAPVVLPVTVTQPKVGAAEVSRFVKEFADPAMSGPVTLTADDKRLSIAATTLGDHLDVTARGGRLSAALDAKSLLRDPDVARPLHAFTGGPVEGRLGVRDGKVVVEQDGRPGRQISSDALGRAVQPLLAKEGAAARTAAVATTVTEPKVSADSLARLGITEQMSTFTVNFPTAPYRTTNIGRAVELINGSVVQPGEVWSFNRTVGERTEANGFVDGTMIMDGQYQKAPGGGVSAVATTVYNALFFAGVHPIEHGAHSFYIERYPAGREATVAWGTLDLRFRNDSGHPIYIQASSTDSSVTVSFLGTKKYDSVEAVAGPRENLTPPGERKGRLADKCEVQEPLEGFDIKVDRVFKNGGTEVKRETFHTHYTPRDKVTCE, encoded by the coding sequence GTGCGCCGCTCCACGACCGACCACACCGCCGCGGCCCCGCACGGGCGCCGCGGCCACATACGCAAGGCGGCGATCGCGACCGGCGTGGTCGCGGCCGTCGCCGGCGGACTGTACGTGGCGGGGCTCGCCGTCACCGGGGACGACATCTCCGAGGGCACGCGGGTCGACGGGATCGACATCGGCGGCCTCAGCCGCGCCGAGGCCGCCGCCCGTCTCACCGATGCCGCCCCCGCCGCCTGGAAGGACCCGGTGAAGGTCGCCGTCGGCGACACCACGACCACCGTCGACCCGGCCGAGGCCGGCCTCACCGTCGACGTGGCCGCCACCGCGGACCGCGCGGCCGACCCGGCCCGCGACCCCGTCACCGTGATCGGCCGGCTCTTCTCCTCCGGCAGCCGGGACGTCGACCCGGTGGTCCGCTTCGACGGTACGAAGGCCAGGGCCGCGCTCGCCGCCACCGCGAAGCAGCAGGACCGCACCGTCCGCGAGGGCGCCGTGTCCTTCAAGGCCGGCAAGCCGGTCGTCACCCAGGCCCGGGACGGGCGCGCCCTCGACACCGACAAGGCCGTCGAGGCGCTGCGCGCCGCCTACCCCGGGGCCGGCGGCACCGCCGCGGCGCCCGTGGTGCTCCCGGTCACTGTCACGCAGCCGAAGGTGGGCGCCGCCGAGGTGTCCCGCTTCGTCAAGGAGTTCGCGGACCCGGCCATGTCCGGCCCGGTCACCCTCACCGCGGACGACAAGCGCCTGTCGATCGCGGCCACGACCCTCGGCGACCACCTGGACGTGACGGCCCGGGGCGGCAGGCTCTCCGCGGCCCTGGACGCGAAGTCCCTGCTGCGGGACCCGGACGTGGCACGCCCGCTGCACGCCTTCACCGGCGGCCCGGTCGAGGGCCGGCTCGGTGTGCGGGACGGCAAGGTCGTGGTCGAGCAGGACGGCCGCCCGGGCCGCCAGATCTCCTCGGACGCCCTCGGCCGCGCCGTACAACCGCTGCTCGCCAAGGAGGGCGCCGCGGCCCGTACCGCCGCGGTCGCCACCACCGTGACCGAGCCCAAGGTGTCGGCGGACTCGCTGGCGCGGCTCGGGATCACCGAGCAGATGTCGACGTTCACCGTGAACTTCCCGACCGCGCCGTACCGCACGACCAACATCGGCCGGGCGGTCGAGCTGATCAACGGCTCCGTCGTCCAGCCCGGCGAGGTGTGGAGCTTCAACCGCACGGTCGGCGAGCGCACCGAGGCCAACGGCTTCGTCGACGGCACGATGATCATGGACGGCCAGTACCAGAAGGCCCCCGGCGGCGGTGTCTCGGCGGTCGCCACCACGGTCTACAACGCGCTGTTCTTCGCCGGTGTGCACCCGATCGAGCACGGCGCGCACTCCTTCTACATCGAGCGCTACCCGGCCGGCCGGGAGGCGACGGTGGCCTGGGGCACCCTGGACCTGCGCTTCCGCAACGACTCCGGCCACCCGATCTACATCCAGGCGAGCTCGACGGACTCGTCGGTGACGGTGAGCTTCCTCGGCACGAAGAAGTACGACTCGGTCGAGGCGGTCGCGGGCCCGCGCGAGAACCTCACGCCGCCCGGCGAGCGCAAGGGCAGGCTCGCGGACAAGTGCGAGGTGCAGGAGCCGCTGGAGGGCTTCGACATCAAGGTCGACCGGGTCTTCAAGAACGGCGGCACGGAGGTCAAGCGCGAGACCTTCCATACCCACTACACACCGCGGGACAAGGTGACCTGCGAGTAG
- a CDS encoding MFS transporter, with translation MAAATHAPTPPGSLKRIVAASLIGTTIEWYDFFLYGSAAALVFNKLFFPESDPLVGTLLSFLTYAVGFAARPLGALVFGHYGDRLGRKKLLVLSLLMMGGATFAIGLLPTHATVGSAAPVLLTVLRLVQGFALGGEWGGAVLLVSEHGDAKRRGFWASWPQTGAPAGQLLATGVLSALTALLSDAAFTSWGWRVPFLLSGVLVVVGLWIRLSVDESPVFKAALAAAEERKAAAAQAEKTPLVAVLRHHWRDVLIAMGARMAENISYYVITAFILVYATTQVGLSKQTALNAVLIGSAIHFAVIPLWGALSDRVGRRPVYLVGAVGVGLWMFPFFALIDQDSFGTLLLAVTVGLILHGAMYAPQAAFFAEMFATRMRYSGASIGAQFSSVAAGAPAPLIAVALLDDYDSSTPIALYVIAAALLTVVAVACARETRHRDLADVTDEAPAAVRVDA, from the coding sequence ATGGCCGCCGCAACACACGCTCCCACGCCCCCCGGCTCCCTCAAGCGCATCGTCGCCGCCAGCCTGATCGGCACGACCATCGAGTGGTACGACTTCTTCCTCTACGGGTCGGCCGCCGCCCTGGTCTTCAACAAGCTCTTCTTCCCCGAGTCCGATCCGCTGGTCGGGACGCTGCTCTCGTTCCTGACGTACGCGGTCGGGTTCGCCGCGCGGCCGCTCGGGGCGCTGGTGTTCGGGCACTACGGGGACCGGCTCGGGCGGAAGAAGCTGCTGGTGCTCAGCCTGCTGATGATGGGCGGGGCGACGTTCGCGATCGGTCTGCTGCCGACCCACGCGACCGTGGGGTCCGCCGCGCCCGTGCTGCTCACCGTGCTGCGGCTCGTCCAGGGGTTCGCGCTCGGCGGGGAGTGGGGCGGGGCGGTGCTGCTCGTGTCCGAGCACGGGGACGCGAAGCGGCGCGGGTTCTGGGCCTCCTGGCCGCAGACCGGGGCGCCGGCCGGGCAGCTGCTCGCGACCGGGGTGCTGTCCGCGCTCACCGCGCTGCTGTCGGACGCCGCCTTCACCTCGTGGGGCTGGCGGGTGCCGTTCCTGCTGTCCGGTGTGCTCGTGGTCGTCGGCCTGTGGATCCGGCTCTCCGTCGACGAGTCGCCCGTCTTCAAGGCCGCGCTCGCCGCCGCCGAGGAGCGCAAGGCCGCCGCCGCGCAGGCCGAGAAGACGCCGCTGGTCGCCGTCCTCAGGCACCACTGGCGCGACGTGCTGATCGCCATGGGCGCCCGGATGGCCGAGAACATCAGCTACTACGTCATCACCGCCTTCATCCTCGTCTACGCCACCACCCAGGTCGGCCTCTCCAAGCAGACCGCCCTGAACGCCGTCCTCATCGGCTCCGCGATCCACTTCGCCGTGATCCCGCTCTGGGGGGCGCTCTCCGACCGCGTCGGGCGCCGGCCGGTGTACCTCGTCGGGGCCGTCGGCGTCGGCCTGTGGATGTTCCCCTTCTTCGCCCTCATCGACCAGGACTCCTTCGGCACCCTGCTGCTCGCCGTGACCGTCGGTCTGATCCTGCACGGCGCCATGTACGCCCCGCAGGCGGCCTTCTTCGCCGAGATGTTCGCGACCCGGATGCGCTACTCCGGCGCCTCCATCGGCGCCCAGTTCTCCTCGGTCGCCGCCGGCGCCCCGGCCCCGCTCATCGCCGTCGCCCTGCTCGACGACTACGACAGCTCGACCCCGATCGCCCTCTATGTGATCGCCGCCGCGCTCCTCACCGTCGTCGCGGTCGCCTGCGCCCGCGAGACCCGGCACCGCGACCTCGCCGACGTCACCGACGAGGCGCCCGCCGCCGTACGCGTCGACGCCTGA
- a CDS encoding GNAT family N-acetyltransferase: MTELQGALVVLRPTTTEDVPALAAIRATPEVRARWRGGEDLEAEIAADLEDPDSHAFTVRHGQRIVGMIQWYAEDDPDYRHAGIDVFLDPAVHGGGLGTDAVRTLARHLVDDHGHHRLVIDPAADNAAAIRCYEKVGFRPVGVMRRYERGPDETWHDGLLMDLLAEELIR; encoded by the coding sequence ATGACCGAACTTCAGGGCGCTCTCGTCGTCCTCCGCCCCACCACCACCGAGGACGTCCCGGCCCTGGCCGCCATCCGTGCCACGCCCGAGGTGCGGGCGCGGTGGCGGGGCGGGGAGGATCTCGAGGCGGAGATCGCCGCCGATCTCGAGGACCCGGACAGCCACGCCTTCACCGTCCGCCACGGGCAGCGGATCGTCGGCATGATCCAGTGGTACGCCGAGGACGATCCGGACTACCGGCACGCCGGCATCGACGTCTTCCTCGATCCCGCGGTGCACGGCGGCGGCCTGGGCACCGACGCCGTACGGACCCTGGCCCGCCATCTCGTCGACGACCACGGCCACCACCGGCTGGTCATCGACCCGGCGGCCGACAACGCCGCGGCGATCCGCTGCTACGAGAAGGTCGGCTTCCGGCCGGTCGGTGTCATGCGACGGTACGAGCGCGGCCCCGACGAGACCTGGCACGACGGCCTGCTGATGGACCTCCTGGCCGAGGAGCTGATCCGCTGA
- a CDS encoding glycoside hydrolase family 65 protein, translating to MTAPWTLRYDRYEPERERLVEALCTLGNGRFATRGSAPECPAGATHYPGTYLAGCYDRRSSAVAGERIENEDLVNLPDWTRLRYRCLPDGGPPGDWLTPDSEELRHYDVLLDLRAGVLTRSLYFEDGDGRGLRVGHRRIVHMGEPWLAAQRTVFRAYGWTGAVEAESVLDGAVTNAGVARYRHLEGRHLLDHRTGFEPGGVAWLTCRTTDPGRGIALAVRTVTRPDRPVRETATRTGTVQTVLLPVGHRRAASLVKTLALRTSRDRPAVEPRAAACADAARAPSFPRLVSAHRAAWQGLWQRGELDVPGEAGRILRLHLFHLLQTLSPHTADLDVGVPARGLHGEAYRGHVFWDELFVQPYLDLHFPEVARSLLMYRHRRLPAAREAARQAGATGAMYPWQSASSGREETQELHLNPRSGRWLPDHTRLQRHVGSAVAYNVWRYARTTGDLGFLHAAGAEMLLEVARYWSGAAALDPALGRYRIRGVIGPDEYHDAYPGAPAPGIDDNAYTNATAAWVLARGLDLLDRLPAARRSELRERLALDDAELDRWQDVSRRLYLPFHRGVVSQFEGYGQLAELDWDAYRARYGDIRRLDRILEAEDDTVNRYQASKQADTLMLGHLFRPEELSGLFARLGYRMDDEVWRATVDYYLARTSHGSTLSSLVHGWVLARLQGADAWRYCEEALLGDVADVQGGTTGEGIHLGAMAGTIDLVERGITGLEAGPEGLRVAPVALRELPRFAFTLCAGGHHGVRVRVLPGRLAVRVPAGPAAPLTVVLPGERRFTVPPGEERWFRL from the coding sequence GTGACCGCCCCCTGGACCCTGCGCTACGACCGGTACGAACCGGAGCGCGAGCGGCTCGTCGAGGCGCTCTGCACGCTGGGCAACGGCCGCTTCGCCACCCGGGGTTCGGCACCCGAGTGCCCGGCCGGCGCCACCCACTACCCCGGCACCTATCTGGCCGGCTGCTACGACCGGCGCTCCTCGGCCGTCGCGGGGGAGCGGATCGAGAACGAGGACCTCGTCAACCTGCCCGACTGGACGCGGCTGCGCTACCGCTGCCTGCCGGACGGAGGACCGCCCGGCGACTGGCTGACGCCCGACTCCGAGGAGCTGCGCCACTACGACGTCCTCCTCGACCTGCGGGCGGGAGTGCTCACCCGCAGCCTGTACTTCGAGGACGGCGACGGGCGCGGACTGCGGGTCGGCCACCGGCGGATCGTGCACATGGGAGAACCCTGGCTCGCGGCCCAGCGCACGGTGTTCCGCGCCTACGGCTGGACCGGCGCCGTCGAGGCCGAGTCCGTCCTCGACGGCGCGGTCACGAACGCCGGCGTGGCGCGCTACCGGCACCTGGAGGGGCGCCACCTCCTCGATCACCGGACCGGCTTCGAGCCCGGCGGGGTCGCCTGGCTCACCTGCCGCACCACCGACCCGGGCCGCGGGATCGCGCTGGCCGTCCGCACCGTCACCCGCCCCGACCGCCCGGTCCGCGAGACGGCCACCCGGACCGGAACCGTCCAGACGGTCCTCCTGCCCGTCGGCCACCGCCGTGCGGCGAGCCTCGTGAAGACCCTGGCCCTGCGCACGTCGCGGGACCGGCCCGCCGTCGAGCCCCGCGCGGCCGCCTGCGCCGACGCGGCCCGCGCCCCGTCCTTCCCCCGACTGGTCTCGGCCCACCGGGCGGCCTGGCAAGGGCTGTGGCAGCGGGGAGAGTTGGACGTCCCCGGGGAGGCGGGCCGCATCCTCCGGCTGCACCTCTTCCACCTCCTGCAGACGCTCTCCCCGCACACCGCGGACCTCGACGTGGGCGTGCCGGCACGTGGTCTGCACGGCGAGGCCTACCGTGGGCACGTCTTCTGGGACGAGCTGTTCGTGCAGCCCTATCTGGACCTGCATTTCCCCGAGGTCGCCCGGTCCCTGCTGATGTACCGGCACCGCCGGCTCCCGGCCGCCCGCGAGGCGGCCCGCCAGGCCGGCGCGACCGGGGCCATGTACCCGTGGCAGAGCGCGAGTTCGGGCCGCGAGGAGACCCAGGAACTGCACCTCAACCCCCGCTCGGGCCGCTGGCTGCCCGACCACACCCGGCTCCAGCGGCATGTGGGCTCGGCCGTCGCGTACAACGTGTGGCGCTACGCCCGCACCACCGGCGACCTCGGCTTCCTGCACGCGGCGGGGGCCGAGATGCTGCTCGAGGTCGCCCGGTACTGGTCGGGCGCGGCCGCCCTCGACCCGGCCCTCGGCCGCTACCGGATCCGCGGGGTGATCGGCCCGGACGAGTACCACGACGCCTACCCGGGCGCCCCGGCCCCGGGCATCGACGACAACGCCTACACCAACGCGACCGCCGCCTGGGTGCTCGCCCGGGGACTCGACCTCCTCGACCGACTGCCCGCCGCCCGGCGCTCGGAACTGCGCGAGCGACTGGCCCTCGACGACGCCGAGCTCGACCGCTGGCAGGACGTCTCGCGCCGGCTGTACCTGCCGTTCCACCGCGGGGTGGTGAGCCAGTTCGAGGGATACGGGCAGCTGGCGGAGCTCGACTGGGACGCCTACCGCGCCCGGTACGGCGACATCCGCCGGCTCGACCGGATCCTGGAGGCGGAGGACGACACGGTCAACCGCTACCAGGCCTCGAAGCAGGCCGACACCCTGATGCTCGGCCACCTCTTCCGGCCCGAGGAGCTGAGCGGCCTCTTCGCCCGGCTCGGCTACCGCATGGACGACGAGGTGTGGCGCGCGACCGTCGACTACTACCTCGCCCGCACCAGCCACGGATCGACGCTCAGCAGCCTGGTCCACGGCTGGGTGCTCGCCCGCCTCCAGGGCGCCGACGCCTGGCGGTACTGCGAGGAGGCGCTCCTCGGCGACGTGGCCGACGTCCAGGGCGGCACCACCGGCGAGGGCATCCACCTCGGGGCGATGGCGGGCACCATCGACCTCGTCGAGCGCGGGATCACCGGCCTCGAAGCGGGCCCGGAAGGCCTCCGGGTCGCGCCGGTGGCCCTGCGGGAGCTCCCGCGGTTCGCCTTCACCCTGTGCGCCGGCGGTCATCACGGCGTACGGGTACGGGTGCTGCCCGGGCGGCTCGCCGTACGGGTCCCGGCCGGGCCGGCGGCGCCGCTCACCGTCGTCCTGCCGGGAGAACGGCGGTTCACCGTCCCGCCGGGGGAGGAGCGCTGGTTCCGCCTCTGA
- a CDS encoding HAD family hydrolase — translation MVSGPAPASPPPRAVVFDTDGVLLDSARVHAAAWKAAFDPCLSARARDGDRQPPFDSEGEYRRFVDGRSRYDGAAALLTARGLDLPAGTPDDPPGCDTVWAIAARKERAFRDLVGAQGVPVFPDAAPALDALRAARVPCAAVSASRHARELLKASGLAGLLPVIVDGAAAAALGLAGKPDPALFLHAAALLGSRPADAAVVEDALAGVRAARRGRFGLVVGLDRTPDGRMTGPLREQGADLTVADLTLLVRGVWGERA, via the coding sequence ATCGTGAGCGGACCCGCGCCCGCCTCGCCGCCGCCGCGCGCCGTCGTGTTCGACACGGACGGGGTGCTGCTCGACTCGGCCCGGGTCCACGCGGCCGCCTGGAAGGCCGCCTTCGACCCCTGTCTGTCCGCCCGCGCCCGCGACGGCGACCGACAGCCGCCCTTCGACTCCGAAGGCGAGTACCGCCGGTTCGTCGACGGACGGTCCCGGTACGACGGGGCGGCGGCCCTCCTGACCGCGCGGGGCCTCGACCTGCCCGCGGGAACACCGGACGACCCGCCCGGCTGCGACACGGTCTGGGCGATCGCCGCGCGGAAGGAACGGGCGTTCCGGGACCTGGTCGGCGCGCAGGGCGTGCCGGTCTTCCCGGACGCGGCGCCCGCCCTCGACGCGCTGCGCGCCGCCCGGGTGCCGTGCGCCGCCGTGTCGGCCTCCCGGCACGCCCGGGAACTGCTCAAGGCCTCCGGCCTCGCCGGGCTGCTCCCCGTCATCGTGGACGGCGCGGCCGCGGCCGCGCTCGGCCTGGCCGGAAAGCCGGACCCCGCCCTGTTCCTGCACGCCGCCGCCCTCCTCGGGAGCCGCCCGGCGGACGCCGCGGTGGTCGAGGACGCGCTCGCCGGAGTACGGGCGGCGCGCCGGGGCAGGTTCGGCCTCGTCGTCGGTCTCGACCGCACACCGGACGGGCGGATGACCGGCCCGCTGCGCGAGCAGGGCGCCGACCTCACGGTCGCCGATCTGACGCTGCTTGTCCGGGGCGTCTGGGGCGAGCGGGCGTGA
- a CDS encoding SpoIIE family protein phosphatase — MSGACHHVLAALDGGAAAPPRPRGEPGAARPYWEERQPSPGAQGPQVRGIRVAMHEVPFEEVTTSAARDAGGWLGALPVAVVATGADGAIVRWDHAAEDLLGYTPHEVLGRHIADLLHPGADRSLGRSLWEGAATGRGVMGVVTAWHKEGHPLDLEIWACPVPARHRGGTTVLVFAAEAEAARHIRGSSAVWDGLFSRSPVGIAVLDTQLRFLRVNPALEAMNGLSQAAHIGRRLVEILPDVNATDMERAMRRALDEGRPVLDSRRTGRTPADPDHDHVWSGSYVRLEDADGRPIGVAATLIDITAQQQAQLEADAGRRHLALVNEATLKIGTSLDLERTAQELADVAVPDLADAVTVDVLETVVNGGEVGAGLVGGATLRRLAKAPLAGSPVTDVLAPLGRTLTFPANAPYTRVLGARRPFVVPVFDDTAVAPAAGHSARPAELLRRGVHSFMMTPLLARGVVLGLATFYRTRPVGPFTEDEVDLAGELAARAAVCVDNARLYSREHDTAAVLQRSMLPQHITPPPGIEVAHRYLPASDVNEVGGDWYDVIALEGGRAALVIGDVMGHGTAAAAVMGRLAASVRALARLDLSPEELLYQLEAALHDLAEPMIATFLCLVVDPATGHCRITRAGHPPPATVSPDGAVRLLDVPPGLPLGVGGVPFTTTDVTLPPGSLLVLYTDGLVEARNSDIEARLGELTELLAEPVPSLTALCDRLLTHLVPASADDDIALLVARVGPPPTD, encoded by the coding sequence ATGTCCGGGGCATGCCACCACGTGCTCGCCGCCCTCGACGGCGGCGCCGCCGCCCCGCCCCGGCCGCGCGGCGAACCCGGCGCCGCGCGGCCATACTGGGAGGAACGGCAGCCGTCCCCGGGCGCCCAGGGCCCCCAGGTACGGGGAATTCGGGTGGCGATGCACGAGGTGCCCTTTGAGGAAGTGACCACCAGCGCGGCCCGGGACGCGGGCGGCTGGCTGGGGGCCCTGCCCGTCGCCGTGGTGGCCACCGGCGCCGACGGGGCCATCGTCCGCTGGGACCACGCGGCGGAGGACCTGCTCGGCTACACCCCCCACGAGGTGCTCGGACGGCACATCGCCGACCTGCTCCACCCCGGCGCGGACCGCAGCCTCGGCCGGTCGCTGTGGGAGGGCGCGGCCACCGGGCGCGGGGTCATGGGCGTGGTGACCGCCTGGCACAAGGAGGGGCACCCGCTGGACCTGGAGATCTGGGCGTGCCCGGTCCCGGCCCGGCACCGGGGCGGGACAACCGTGCTCGTGTTCGCCGCCGAGGCGGAGGCGGCACGGCACATCCGCGGCTCTTCGGCCGTGTGGGACGGGCTGTTCTCCCGGTCCCCGGTCGGCATCGCGGTCCTGGACACCCAGCTGCGCTTCCTCCGCGTCAACCCGGCCCTGGAGGCCATGAACGGCCTCTCGCAGGCCGCGCACATCGGACGCCGGCTGGTCGAGATCCTGCCCGACGTCAACGCCACCGACATGGAGCGTGCCATGCGCCGGGCCCTGGACGAGGGGCGACCCGTCCTGGACTCCCGCCGCACCGGCCGCACCCCGGCCGACCCGGACCACGACCATGTGTGGTCGGGCTCCTACGTCCGCCTCGAGGACGCCGACGGACGCCCGATCGGGGTCGCCGCCACCCTCATCGACATCACCGCGCAGCAGCAGGCCCAGCTCGAGGCAGACGCCGGCCGGCGCCACCTCGCCCTGGTCAACGAGGCCACCCTCAAGATCGGCACCAGCCTGGACCTGGAACGCACCGCGCAGGAACTCGCCGACGTCGCCGTTCCCGATCTCGCGGACGCGGTCACCGTCGACGTCCTGGAGACCGTGGTCAACGGGGGCGAGGTCGGAGCCGGCCTGGTCGGCGGCGCCACGCTGCGCCGGCTGGCCAAGGCGCCGCTGGCCGGATCACCCGTCACCGACGTCCTCGCCCCGCTGGGGCGCACCCTCACCTTTCCCGCCAACGCGCCGTACACCCGGGTCCTCGGCGCGCGCCGCCCCTTCGTGGTCCCCGTGTTCGACGACACGGCCGTCGCCCCGGCGGCCGGCCACTCCGCCAGGCCCGCGGAGCTGCTGCGGCGGGGCGTGCACTCGTTCATGATGACCCCGCTGCTCGCCCGCGGGGTGGTCCTCGGCCTCGCCACCTTCTACCGGACCCGGCCGGTCGGCCCCTTCACCGAGGACGAGGTCGACCTGGCCGGCGAACTGGCGGCCCGCGCCGCCGTCTGCGTCGACAACGCGCGCCTCTACAGCCGGGAACACGACACCGCCGCCGTCCTGCAGCGCAGCATGCTGCCCCAGCACATCACCCCGCCGCCGGGGATCGAGGTCGCCCACCGCTATCTGCCCGCGAGCGACGTGAACGAGGTCGGCGGCGACTGGTACGACGTCATCGCCCTGGAAGGCGGCCGAGCCGCCCTCGTCATCGGCGACGTGATGGGCCACGGCACCGCGGCCGCGGCGGTGATGGGACGGCTCGCCGCGAGCGTACGGGCGCTCGCCCGGCTCGACCTGTCCCCCGAGGAGCTCCTCTACCAGCTGGAGGCCGCCCTGCACGATCTCGCCGAGCCGATGATCGCGACCTTCCTGTGCCTCGTGGTCGACCCGGCCACCGGCCACTGCCGCATCACCCGCGCCGGGCACCCGCCGCCCGCGACCGTCTCGCCCGACGGCGCCGTCCGGCTGCTCGACGTGCCGCCGGGCCTGCCGCTGGGCGTCGGCGGCGTCCCCTTCACGACCACCGACGTCACCCTGCCGCCCGGCAGCCTGCTCGTCCTGTACACCGACGGACTCGTCGAGGCCCGCAACAGCGACATCGAGGCGCGCCTCGGCGAACTGACCGAGCTGCTCGCCGAGCCCGTCCCGTCCCTGACCGCCCTCTGCGACCGGCTGCTCACCCATCTCGTGCCGGCCTCCGCGGACGACGACATCGCCCTCCTCGTCGCCCGCGTCGGCCCGCCGCCCACCGACTGA